One window of Marinobacterium aestuarii genomic DNA carries:
- a CDS encoding UTRA domain-containing protein, whose translation MASLNPVTAFDVAQDLQQGIARGLSVPGARLESERSISQRLGTSRVTVREGLKLLEAEGVIYRSNRRGWYLTPARILYDPSRSAFFMDLLAGQGVTPFSRVLDQQTINADAPLAAQMGVSPGEPLLFLSRVRGAEDRPLCLDQVWLRSALLPGIAERNLEPSVSAVLREHYGQDYSRQTLNIRASTLTSAQAETLLAPVGYSCIRIDRLVRDGAGQVVECDTEIWRHEALQLSMDISPGH comes from the coding sequence ATGGCATCGCTCAACCCCGTCACTGCATTCGATGTCGCTCAGGACCTGCAGCAGGGTATTGCCCGGGGGCTGTCCGTGCCGGGGGCCAGGCTTGAGTCGGAGCGCAGTATCAGCCAGCGCCTGGGCACCAGCCGGGTGACGGTGCGCGAAGGGCTCAAGCTGCTTGAGGCCGAAGGGGTTATCTATCGCTCCAACAGGCGCGGCTGGTACCTGACGCCCGCGCGGATTCTGTATGATCCGAGCCGCAGCGCCTTCTTTATGGATTTGCTGGCGGGGCAGGGTGTGACACCCTTCAGTCGCGTGCTGGATCAGCAGACCATTAACGCCGATGCGCCTTTGGCGGCGCAGATGGGGGTGAGCCCCGGCGAGCCACTGCTGTTTCTCTCCCGTGTGCGCGGTGCAGAAGACAGGCCCCTGTGCCTGGATCAGGTATGGTTGCGAAGCGCCCTGCTGCCGGGGATTGCCGAACGAAACCTGGAACCCTCGGTCAGTGCCGTGCTGCGTGAGCATTATGGCCAGGACTATAGTCGCCAGACACTGAATATTCGTGCCTCGACCCTGACCAGTGCCCAGGCCGAGACGCTGCTGGCCCCGGTGGGTTATTCCTGTATCCGTATCGATAGATTGGTACGGGATGGTGCCGGGCAGGTTGTCGAGTGTGATACGGAAATCTGGCGCCATGAGGCGCTACAGCTGAGTATGGATATTAGCCCTGGGCATTAA
- a CDS encoding FAD-dependent oxidoreductase: MKHRYEPFWFDQALGLEQQVTVSALRADTTADICIVGGGFTGLWTAIELKQRQPNLDVLLIERDLCGSGASGRNGGCMLTWSTKYLTLKRLFGEAEAKRLVQASEQAVFDIRDFCQKHQIDAQVRIDGTLYTATSHAQCNNMDPVMRALDEAGINSWQTLAPEQVQRQAGSPRHLEGFYSPAAGSLQPAMLVRGLRRVAEQQYAVRIHEQTPLQRLEPGSPIKIQTPGGTVRASKVIMALNGWTPEFVPALRRAIVLVSSDMAITPPMPEQLAQIGLDHGQAVVDSRVFVHYYRTTPDGRLMLGKGGNLFAYGNRMLRAFDEPSRYQRLLRESFDHLFPGLPSPAFVRTWTGPSDRSVTGLPFFDRLPGHDNIFYGLGYSGNGVVQSHIGGHILASLALDADDEWSRSGLAAGPVGFFPPEPVRWLGAMTVRNAVRRKENAEDHCRTPYWWDKRLARLAGAAGKTDKA; this comes from the coding sequence ATGAAACATCGCTATGAACCCTTCTGGTTTGATCAGGCCCTGGGTCTGGAACAGCAAGTCACCGTCTCTGCCCTGCGGGCCGATACGACAGCCGATATCTGTATTGTGGGGGGTGGCTTTACCGGTCTGTGGACCGCCATTGAGCTGAAGCAGCGTCAGCCAAACCTGGACGTGCTGCTGATCGAACGTGATCTGTGTGGCAGCGGTGCCTCGGGCCGCAATGGCGGCTGCATGTTAACCTGGTCCACCAAGTATCTGACCCTCAAGCGCCTGTTCGGCGAGGCAGAGGCCAAACGCCTGGTACAGGCATCAGAACAGGCCGTGTTCGATATCAGGGACTTTTGCCAGAAACACCAAATCGACGCCCAGGTGCGGATCGATGGCACCCTCTATACAGCCACCAGCCATGCCCAGTGCAACAACATGGATCCGGTGATGCGGGCACTGGATGAGGCTGGCATCAACAGCTGGCAGACACTCGCACCTGAGCAGGTGCAGCGTCAGGCCGGCTCACCGCGTCACCTGGAAGGGTTTTACTCGCCTGCCGCCGGCAGTTTGCAGCCCGCAATGCTTGTACGCGGGCTGCGCCGGGTCGCCGAACAGCAGTATGCTGTGCGAATTCATGAACAAACGCCCCTGCAGCGGCTTGAGCCAGGAAGCCCGATAAAAATTCAAACGCCAGGCGGTACTGTCCGGGCATCGAAGGTCATCATGGCCCTTAACGGCTGGACACCGGAATTTGTGCCTGCGCTGCGCCGTGCCATTGTGCTGGTGTCATCCGATATGGCCATTACACCACCCATGCCCGAACAGCTGGCCCAGATCGGGCTCGATCATGGCCAGGCCGTGGTCGACTCAAGGGTGTTTGTGCACTACTACCGCACCACCCCGGACGGCCGCTTGATGCTCGGCAAGGGTGGCAACCTGTTTGCTTATGGTAATCGGATGCTCAGGGCTTTCGATGAACCCAGTCGCTACCAGCGCCTGCTGCGGGAGTCCTTCGATCATCTGTTCCCGGGCCTCCCCAGCCCGGCCTTTGTCCGCACCTGGACCGGCCCCTCCGATCGTTCGGTGACGGGCCTGCCGTTCTTCGATCGCCTGCCCGGCCACGACAATATTTTCTATGGCCTGGGCTATTCCGGCAACGGTGTGGTGCAGTCCCATATCGGCGGCCATATTCTGGCGTCGCTGGCGCTGGATGCCGACGATGAGTGGAGTCGCAGCGGGCTGGCTGCGGGCCCCGTGGGCTTTTTCCCGCCGGAACCCGTGCGCTGGCTGGGCGCCATGACAGTACGCAATGCCGTTCGACGCAAGGAAAATGCCGAGGACCACTGCCGAACGCCCTACTGGTGGGACAAGCGTCTGGCCCGTCTGGCCGGCGCTGCCGGCAAAACCGACAAGGCCTGA
- a CDS encoding MFS transporter, producing the protein MSSLFSVRNPRFERWRWQIFAVTWLAYASFYFTRKAFSVAKIGIEEDSTFDMTKEMMANIDASYLIAYAIGQFVWGMFADRFGTRVIILGGLVASVVATVIMGLFHGAMIFLIFMFIQGLAQSTGWSSLCKNVGNFFSRQERGRVMGLWCTNYAFGGLVATPFAGWVAYDLFNDWRMAFFASAAVVAVVGVLIALFQRNKPEDIGLSTIEEYHNEPADELDISDPDEAQGWVEIKAVLSNKVVLLLGLIYFLLKPARYAILLWGPYIVYQELTDVSKVEAAAIPAAFEFAGLFGPIILGFMSDKLFKSKRMPVCAISLLLLTCTLAAFIPIVHTGSIPLVVGMLFLIGITLYGPDSMLSGSAAVDFGTRKGAGTATGFVNGCGSIGAVFGGLLPGYFDSGSIFIGFAVCTFIGGLLLLPLWNLLPKSSGNDDAEVSIPAAAKPLMT; encoded by the coding sequence ATGAGCAGTTTATTCTCCGTCCGGAATCCAAGATTCGAGCGCTGGCGCTGGCAGATATTTGCTGTCACCTGGCTGGCTTACGCGTCCTTCTACTTTACCCGCAAGGCCTTCTCGGTCGCCAAGATCGGTATAGAGGAAGATAGTACCTTTGACATGACGAAAGAGATGATGGCCAATATCGATGCCTCCTATCTCATCGCCTACGCCATCGGACAGTTCGTGTGGGGCATGTTCGCGGACCGTTTCGGTACCCGGGTAATCATCCTCGGCGGCCTGGTCGCATCGGTTGTGGCCACCGTCATCATGGGCTTATTCCATGGTGCCATGATTTTCCTGATTTTCATGTTTATTCAGGGCCTGGCCCAGTCCACCGGCTGGTCTTCCCTGTGCAAGAACGTCGGCAACTTCTTCTCGCGACAGGAACGCGGTCGAGTCATGGGCCTGTGGTGTACCAACTACGCCTTCGGTGGCCTGGTGGCGACGCCTTTCGCAGGCTGGGTCGCCTATGACCTGTTCAACGACTGGCGCATGGCCTTTTTCGCCAGCGCGGCGGTCGTGGCCGTAGTTGGGGTGCTGATAGCACTGTTCCAGCGCAACAAGCCGGAAGACATCGGTCTCTCGACGATAGAGGAATATCATAACGAGCCGGCCGATGAACTGGACATCTCGGATCCCGACGAGGCCCAGGGCTGGGTCGAGATTAAAGCGGTGCTATCCAACAAGGTGGTACTACTGCTCGGGCTGATCTATTTCCTGCTCAAGCCCGCCCGCTACGCTATCTTGCTCTGGGGCCCCTATATCGTCTATCAGGAGCTGACCGACGTTTCCAAGGTAGAGGCCGCCGCCATCCCTGCCGCCTTCGAGTTCGCCGGCCTGTTTGGCCCCATCATCCTCGGATTCATGTCCGACAAGCTTTTCAAATCAAAACGCATGCCCGTCTGCGCCATCAGCCTGCTGTTGCTGACCTGCACCCTCGCCGCCTTTATTCCCATCGTTCACACCGGCAGCATACCGCTGGTCGTTGGCATGCTGTTCCTGATCGGCATCACGCTGTACGGGCCAGACTCCATGCTCAGCGGCTCCGCCGCCGTGGATTTCGGTACCCGCAAGGGCGCAGGCACTGCCACCGGCTTCGTCAACGGCTGCGGGTCAATCGGCGCGGTATTCGGCGGCCTGCTGCCTGGTTATTTTGATTCCGGCAGCATCTTTATCGGCTTTGCGGTCTGCACCTTCATCGGTGGCCTGCTGCTGTTGCCACTGTGGAACCTGCTGCCCAAGTCCAGCGGCAATGATGATGCCGAGGTATCGATCCCCGCCGCAGCCAAACCCCTAATGACATGA
- a CDS encoding RidA family protein — translation MSIDRYETASRMSRAVVHNGVAYLCGQVAADRSADITGQTETMLAKVDALLESVGSQREQILSATLYIRDIKDFAAMNAVWDAWVPAGHAPARACVEARMASPELLVEISVIAAID, via the coding sequence ATGAGCATTGACCGTTATGAGACCGCCAGCCGCATGAGCCGTGCCGTGGTGCACAATGGCGTCGCCTACCTCTGCGGCCAGGTCGCGGCAGACCGCAGCGCCGATATCACCGGCCAGACCGAAACCATGCTGGCCAAGGTCGATGCCCTGCTCGAGTCGGTGGGCAGCCAGCGCGAGCAGATACTGTCGGCCACGCTCTATATCCGCGATATTAAGGACTTTGCCGCCATGAATGCCGTCTGGGATGCCTGGGTACCCGCGGGTCATGCGCCGGCCCGCGCCTGTGTCGAAGCCCGCATGGCAAGCCCCGAGTTACTGGTGGAGATCTCGGTGATAGCCGCGATTGACTGA
- a CDS encoding NAD(P)/FAD-dependent oxidoreductase — MSAHDVDLAIIGAGPAGMAAAATAAQLGLKTVLLDEQKGPGGQIYRSITQPAPADENILGKDYYHGRSLALALKNTSLDYRPGTSVWALDQDLTLSLSGNGQSQRIRPRRLLIATGAQERPVPFPGWTLPGVMTCGAAQILLKSSALVPTQPLILAGSGPLLLLIAAQLHRAGVAIEAILDTTPPRHYLAALKYLPGALRNLPLLAKGAGLLAELRRAGIRRITGVSELRALAGPDGTLGQVRFRQGKKAQTLSATTLLVHQGVVPNVQLSRSLNLSHDWDQLQQCWRPHTDSWGESSLPGLFVAGDGAGIAGALAAEAFGKLAALQIARQLNVISAQQRDQQSQRARRTLNQQRAIRPFLDALYSPAREFLLPADETLVCRCEEVTAGELRRLARDGCPGPNQAKAFCRAGMGPCQGRMCGLTVSQLMADERQVPNSEIGYYQIRSPIKPLRLGELADSAH, encoded by the coding sequence ATGAGCGCCCATGATGTTGATCTGGCAATAATAGGCGCCGGCCCCGCCGGCATGGCGGCGGCCGCCACCGCCGCACAACTGGGACTGAAAACCGTTCTTCTGGATGAGCAAAAGGGTCCTGGCGGGCAGATTTACCGCTCCATCACCCAGCCGGCACCCGCCGATGAAAACATCCTCGGCAAGGATTACTACCATGGCCGCAGCCTGGCCCTGGCACTTAAAAATACATCGCTGGATTACCGCCCAGGCACCAGCGTCTGGGCCCTGGATCAAGACCTGACCCTCAGCCTGTCCGGCAACGGCCAAAGCCAGCGGATTCGTCCGCGCCGTTTGCTGATAGCCACCGGTGCCCAGGAAAGACCGGTGCCCTTTCCCGGCTGGACGCTGCCCGGCGTCATGACCTGCGGTGCCGCCCAGATTCTGCTCAAAAGCAGCGCTCTGGTACCAACCCAGCCGCTGATACTGGCCGGCAGCGGTCCGCTGCTGCTGCTGATCGCCGCCCAGCTACACCGCGCCGGTGTGGCCATCGAGGCCATTCTGGATACGACTCCGCCCAGGCACTACCTTGCGGCGCTCAAATACCTGCCCGGGGCCCTGCGTAATCTGCCGCTGCTCGCCAAGGGTGCAGGTCTGCTGGCTGAATTGCGCCGTGCCGGCATTCGCCGTATTACCGGCGTCAGTGAACTCCGGGCACTGGCCGGCCCCGACGGGACACTGGGCCAAGTGCGCTTTCGCCAGGGTAAAAAGGCACAGACTCTCAGCGCCACCACCTTGCTGGTACACCAGGGTGTTGTGCCCAATGTACAGCTGAGCCGGTCACTCAACCTGTCCCATGATTGGGACCAGCTGCAGCAGTGCTGGCGCCCCCATACCGATTCATGGGGAGAATCCAGTCTGCCCGGCCTCTTTGTCGCAGGCGATGGCGCCGGTATCGCGGGCGCCCTGGCCGCCGAGGCCTTCGGCAAACTGGCGGCTCTGCAGATCGCCCGGCAACTCAATGTGATCAGCGCACAGCAGCGTGACCAACAATCACAGCGTGCACGCCGCACACTCAACCAGCAACGGGCCATTCGACCATTCCTGGACGCGCTCTATAGCCCGGCCAGGGAGTTCCTGCTGCCCGCAGATGAGACCCTGGTGTGTCGCTGCGAGGAAGTGACTGCAGGGGAACTGCGCCGTCTCGCCCGGGACGGCTGCCCCGGCCCCAACCAGGCCAAGGCCTTCTGCCGCGCCGGCATGGGCCCCTGCCAGGGACGCATGTGCGGGCTGACGGTGTCGCAGCTTATGGCCGATGAACGCCAGGTGCCCAACAGCGAGATAGGCTATTACCAGATCCGCTCGCCCATCAAGCCACTGCGCCTGGGCGAGCTGGCCGACAGTGCCCATTAA
- a CDS encoding (2Fe-2S)-binding protein, translating to MPGASKFERLACASNDWIQVMVEGQPVKVRPGDSAAAALLAAGQSAARTSAVSGDPRAPYCLMGICFECLLEIDGVPNVQGCMVQVADGMNIRRQQGAPVLNDSLAAGVPA from the coding sequence ATGCCCGGCGCTTCGAAATTTGAACGGCTGGCCTGCGCCAGCAACGACTGGATACAGGTGATGGTCGAAGGCCAGCCTGTAAAAGTTCGTCCCGGTGACAGCGCCGCCGCTGCACTACTCGCCGCCGGTCAGTCAGCGGCACGCACCAGTGCGGTCAGCGGCGACCCGCGCGCACCCTACTGCCTGATGGGCATCTGTTTCGAATGCCTGCTGGAGATTGATGGCGTGCCTAATGTACAGGGCTGCATGGTGCAAGTGGCAGACGGCATGAACATCCGCCGCCAGCAGGGTGCACCTGTGCTGAATGACAGCCTCGCAGCAGGAGTTCCGGCATGA
- a CDS encoding NAD(P)/FAD-dependent oxidoreductase has product MQATSHAARTADLCLVGGGLVGLAVGLGLQRNGLKVTILDEGDIALRASRGNFGLVWVQGKGDTLPDYASITRHSARLWPQLAQRLQEGTGIDIELQQRGGLYLCLSEQELSARETLLLQMQQQVGDDYPFQRLDLKQVREFIPQAGPEVAGATWCPEDGHLNPLRLLRALTELFVRQGGQIQNSGRVSRITPLTRGFRLATPQGDWHCDKVVLSAGLGNRELAPQVGLSAPLIPNRGQVLITERVQPFLHYPTGHVRQTGEGTVQIGDSKEDVGFDSGTTTEVMAQIAARATRMFPLLRDLRMVRAWGALRIMTADGYPIYQASTQHPGAYLVTCHSGVTLGALHEGPVADWIATGDLNTNTNTNTNTNSYRFPLEAFHARRFEI; this is encoded by the coding sequence ATGCAGGCAACCTCACACGCGGCCCGTACGGCGGACCTGTGCCTTGTCGGCGGCGGCCTCGTTGGCCTCGCCGTTGGCCTGGGCCTGCAGCGCAACGGACTCAAAGTCACCATTCTGGATGAAGGCGATATTGCACTGCGTGCATCGCGCGGCAACTTCGGCCTCGTCTGGGTTCAGGGCAAGGGTGACACTCTGCCCGACTATGCCAGCATTACCCGACACTCGGCCCGCCTGTGGCCTCAACTGGCCCAGCGCCTGCAAGAAGGCACCGGCATTGATATAGAACTGCAGCAACGCGGTGGGCTTTACCTGTGTTTAAGCGAACAGGAACTCAGCGCCCGCGAAACCCTGCTCTTGCAGATGCAGCAACAGGTCGGCGACGACTATCCGTTTCAGCGTCTGGACCTTAAACAGGTTCGCGAATTTATTCCCCAAGCCGGACCCGAGGTCGCTGGTGCCACCTGGTGCCCCGAAGACGGCCATTTAAACCCGCTGCGGCTGCTGCGAGCCCTGACCGAACTCTTTGTACGCCAGGGCGGGCAGATCCAAAACAGCGGCCGGGTGAGCCGGATTACGCCACTGACCCGCGGCTTTCGCCTGGCCACCCCCCAGGGCGATTGGCACTGCGACAAGGTGGTGCTCAGCGCCGGCCTTGGCAATCGAGAGCTTGCGCCCCAGGTGGGCCTGTCCGCCCCGCTGATCCCCAACCGCGGTCAGGTGCTGATCACCGAGCGCGTGCAGCCCTTCCTGCACTACCCCACCGGTCATGTTCGCCAGACGGGTGAAGGCACGGTGCAGATCGGCGATTCCAAGGAAGATGTGGGCTTTGACAGCGGCACCACCACCGAGGTAATGGCCCAGATCGCCGCCCGTGCCACCCGCATGTTCCCGCTGCTGCGGGATCTGCGCATGGTGCGCGCCTGGGGCGCACTGCGCATCATGACCGCCGATGGCTACCCCATTTACCAGGCGTCCACACAACACCCTGGCGCCTATCTGGTGACCTGCCACAGCGGCGTGACCCTCGGAGCTTTGCACGAAGGCCCCGTGGCTGACTGGATTGCGACAGGCGATCTCAACACCAACACCAACACCAACACCAACACCAACAGTTATAGATTCCCACTGGAGGCCTTCCATGCCCGGCGCTTCGAAATTTGA
- the dctP gene encoding TRAP transporter substrate-binding protein DctP: protein MKTSLLKPLALAIALTASLGASLEAATLKLSHVRPQDTAIDVDANAFAADVQKATEGALKVRIYPSSALGDYTLVQERVGLGAIDMAVQPPASSADKRFQVIYMPYMVKNWDDAERVFAKGSPIRQTAAELYAAQGIRVLGAWPVYFGGVALNRDIPDVANPEIAKGAKLRVPPIKSFQMTADNIGFIGSPLPFSEAFTAVQTGVVDGVMGSGAEGYYASFRDVTKFYLPINTHFEMWYLLINDDIYGELEDTEQDALNAAADRFEAARWKTARKDQARNENLLAEAGATLVPVSDAQLDATAAIIRATVWPEILDDIGADWANDVLTKALQ from the coding sequence ATGAAAACATCCCTGCTCAAGCCGCTGGCACTCGCCATCGCACTCACGGCCTCCCTCGGCGCCAGCCTTGAAGCGGCCACGCTGAAACTGTCCCATGTACGCCCGCAGGACACGGCGATCGATGTGGACGCCAACGCCTTCGCCGCCGATGTCCAGAAGGCCACCGAGGGTGCCCTGAAAGTGCGCATCTATCCGTCCAGTGCACTGGGCGACTACACCCTGGTACAGGAGCGCGTGGGTCTGGGCGCCATCGATATGGCGGTACAGCCGCCGGCCTCCAGCGCCGACAAGCGCTTTCAGGTGATCTACATGCCCTATATGGTGAAGAACTGGGACGACGCTGAACGGGTATTCGCCAAGGGCTCGCCCATCCGCCAGACCGCAGCCGAGCTCTACGCCGCGCAGGGCATCCGCGTACTGGGTGCCTGGCCGGTGTACTTTGGTGGTGTGGCCCTGAACCGGGACATCCCCGATGTGGCCAACCCCGAGATTGCCAAGGGCGCCAAGCTGCGTGTGCCGCCCATCAAGAGCTTTCAGATGACGGCTGACAACATCGGCTTTATTGGCTCGCCGCTGCCCTTCTCCGAAGCCTTCACCGCCGTTCAGACCGGTGTAGTGGATGGCGTTATGGGCTCAGGCGCCGAGGGTTACTACGCCTCGTTTCGCGATGTCACCAAGTTCTATCTGCCCATCAATACCCATTTCGAAATGTGGTATTTGCTGATCAATGACGACATCTACGGCGAGCTCGAAGACACAGAGCAAGATGCGCTGAATGCCGCCGCTGATCGCTTTGAAGCCGCACGCTGGAAAACGGCCCGCAAGGATCAGGCCCGCAACGAGAACCTGCTGGCTGAAGCCGGCGCGACCCTGGTGCCGGTAAGCGATGCTCAGCTAGACGCCACCGCCGCCATTATCCGCGCCACAGTCTGGCCGGAAATCCTCGACGATATCGGTGCCGACTGGGCGAACGACGTGCTGACCAAAGCACTGCAGTAG
- a CDS encoding TRAP transporter large permease has product MVEIALLAFAVLVILLTIGVPLPYCFGAGLMVMTLVGEATMRGMMLWGFSQLTNPILLAIPLFVFAGTIMSVSGIAASLLQFVNVFIGRVRGGLGVVAAVSCAIIGAISGSGLTGIAAIGPLLIPEMERKGYPRAYATALIANSSILGLLIPPSVTMIVYGWVTETSILACFLATLGPGLLIMFNFSAVNMVVSRKFPLILDEPLPIDRMIREAGKKTVNAIPALLMPVIILGGIYGGIMTPTEAAAVSVIYALPVGFMIYRGLTFKTLLESGKESATAVGAILIMILFSLMLSQLYVMENIPQSLVDAIFQITDNKILLLILVNLFLFCIGMVVNDITAIILTAPLLLPLMTALGVTPIQFAAIMGVNTAMGGVTPPYASILYLGARIGNVKFTEVVKPAMMLILFGYIPVVILVSVWPDLSEYLPRLFGY; this is encoded by the coding sequence ATGGTTGAAATAGCCCTGCTGGCCTTCGCCGTGCTGGTCATTCTGCTGACCATCGGTGTGCCACTCCCTTATTGCTTCGGTGCCGGCCTGATGGTCATGACGCTGGTTGGTGAAGCCACCATGCGCGGCATGATGCTGTGGGGCTTCAGCCAGCTGACCAACCCGATTCTGCTGGCCATTCCGCTGTTTGTATTCGCCGGCACCATCATGAGCGTGAGCGGCATCGCCGCCAGTCTGTTGCAGTTCGTCAACGTCTTTATCGGCCGGGTTCGCGGCGGTCTGGGTGTTGTCGCCGCTGTCAGCTGCGCCATTATCGGTGCTATATCAGGCAGCGGCCTGACCGGCATTGCCGCCATAGGCCCGCTGCTGATCCCGGAAATGGAGCGCAAGGGATACCCCCGCGCCTATGCCACCGCCCTGATCGCCAACTCGTCCATTCTTGGGCTGCTGATTCCGCCCAGCGTGACCATGATTGTCTATGGCTGGGTTACCGAGACGTCTATCCTCGCCTGCTTTCTGGCGACACTGGGCCCCGGCCTGCTCATCATGTTCAACTTTTCAGCGGTCAACATGGTGGTATCACGCAAGTTCCCGCTGATACTGGATGAGCCCCTGCCGATCGACCGGATGATACGCGAAGCCGGCAAGAAGACCGTTAACGCCATCCCGGCGCTGCTGATGCCGGTGATTATCCTCGGCGGAATCTACGGCGGCATCATGACGCCCACGGAAGCGGCGGCCGTCTCTGTCATCTATGCCCTGCCCGTGGGCTTTATGATCTACCGCGGCCTGACCTTCAAGACGCTGCTGGAATCCGGCAAGGAGTCTGCCACGGCGGTGGGCGCCATCCTCATCATGATCCTGTTCAGCCTGATGCTGAGCCAGCTCTACGTGATGGAAAATATTCCCCAGTCCCTGGTCGATGCCATTTTCCAGATCACCGACAACAAGATCCTGCTGCTGATCCTGGTCAACCTGTTCCTGTTCTGTATCGGCATGGTGGTGAACGACATTACCGCCATCATTCTGACCGCCCCGCTACTGCTGCCCCTGATGACGGCACTGGGCGTCACCCCGATACAGTTCGCCGCCATCATGGGCGTGAATACCGCCATGGGCGGCGTGACGCCCCCCTACGCCAGCATCCTGTATCTGGGGGCGCGTATTGGCAACGTCAAATTCACCGAGGTGGTGAAGCCCGCCATGATGCTGATTCTGTTCGGCTATATCCCGGTGGTTATCCTCGTGTCCGTCTGGCCCGACCTGTCGGAATACCTGCCGCGACTGTTCGGTTACTAA
- a CDS encoding TRAP transporter small permease has product MERFFRYTLTALIGLVALFQFVQVITRYVFEMPLMGLEEIALIPTIWLYILGSVNASREDTQIRANVLEIFLKTDRSRALLQAFSDLISIVISLWMTWWAWKYFSYALRVLKESPTLYIPTIIYESALFLGLVMMTLFTSWHLLRNIRYLLGLRATPDHSLDPDFPQTDEVREFDVLTDIRKDNNNG; this is encoded by the coding sequence ATGGAACGCTTCTTCCGCTACACACTGACAGCACTGATCGGCCTGGTCGCGCTGTTTCAGTTTGTACAGGTCATCACCCGCTATGTCTTCGAAATGCCGCTTATGGGGCTGGAGGAAATAGCACTGATCCCCACCATCTGGCTGTACATCCTGGGCAGCGTTAACGCGTCCAGGGAAGACACCCAGATTCGCGCCAACGTACTGGAAATATTTCTGAAAACGGATCGCAGCCGGGCGCTGCTGCAAGCCTTTTCCGACCTGATCAGTATCGTGATTTCGCTCTGGATGACCTGGTGGGCCTGGAAATACTTCAGCTATGCGCTGCGCGTACTGAAGGAGTCCCCGACCCTGTATATCCCCACCATTATCTATGAATCGGCGCTCTTTCTTGGCCTGGTGATGATGACGCTGTTCACCAGCTGGCACCTGCTGCGCAACATCCGTTACCTGCTGGGCCTGCGTGCAACGCCGGATCACAGCCTGGATCCAGACTTCCCGCAGACCGATGAAGTGCGTGAATTCGACGTTCTTACCGACATCAGAAAGGACAATAACAATGGTTGA
- a CDS encoding LysR substrate-binding domain-containing protein: MARLTYRQIEAFRAVMISGTTSGAANILCVSQPAVSRLLSDFEATVGVEMFERHKKRLIATPEAKFFYAEVERAFVSLEHLSRAAEELRGFSMGSLRVASMPAMSVEFLPTLLRRFNDVHPGVSLSLQVRSTQQVADLVASQQFDVGVISGIQLSDPGIDMTTLADSRLVCVLPPGHRLAQHALIRPEDLEGEVFVSLGTEQDLRYKIDNVFEQAGVSRQLLIDTQLHYAACGFVLAGNGVSVVDPVTAQHYAKLGLVVKRFEPRIGYRYSLIFPRNRAQSVLTRGFVSLLQDELNALQHSSNGLFDML, from the coding sequence GTGGCACGTTTAACCTACCGTCAGATCGAGGCCTTCCGGGCCGTGATGATCAGTGGCACCACCAGTGGCGCGGCCAATATCCTGTGTGTTTCCCAGCCCGCGGTGAGCCGCCTTTTGAGTGATTTCGAAGCCACAGTGGGCGTCGAGATGTTCGAGCGTCACAAGAAGCGGCTGATCGCCACGCCCGAGGCGAAATTCTTCTATGCCGAAGTGGAACGGGCTTTTGTTTCCCTTGAACATCTCTCCCGTGCCGCCGAGGAACTGCGCGGCTTTAGCATGGGCTCGCTGCGGGTCGCCTCAATGCCGGCCATGTCGGTGGAGTTCCTGCCGACCCTGCTGCGGCGCTTCAATGATGTGCATCCGGGGGTATCGCTGTCGCTGCAGGTGCGCAGCACCCAGCAGGTGGCGGACCTTGTGGCCAGCCAGCAGTTTGATGTCGGGGTTATTTCGGGTATTCAGCTGAGCGATCCGGGTATTGACATGACAACCCTGGCCGATAGCCGCCTGGTGTGCGTGCTGCCGCCGGGACATCGGCTGGCACAGCACGCGCTGATTCGACCGGAGGATCTGGAGGGGGAGGTCTTTGTGTCCCTGGGGACCGAGCAGGATTTGCGTTACAAGATCGATAACGTCTTTGAACAGGCGGGCGTGAGTCGTCAGCTACTGATCGACACCCAGCTGCATTACGCGGCCTGCGGCTTTGTGCTGGCGGGCAATGGTGTCTCCGTTGTTGACCCCGTCACGGCGCAGCACTATGCCAAGCTTGGGTTGGTGGTGAAGCGCTTTGAGCCCCGCATCGGCTACCGCTATTCGCTGATTTTCCCCCGTAATCGAGCGCAGTCGGTCCTGACCCGCGGCTTTGTCAGTCTGCTGCAGGATGAATTGAACGCTCTGCAGCACAGCTCAAACGGTCTGTTCGACATGCTCTGA